Within Macrobrachium nipponense isolate FS-2020 chromosome 20, ASM1510439v2, whole genome shotgun sequence, the genomic segment GAGCAAACTAACTACTGGGctgcaagaatatatataaatatatatatatatatatatatatatatatatatatatatatatatatatatatatacatatatcaaatatatttatattctagcAGCCCAGTAGTTAGTTTGCTCCCACCAGCAGAAAACAATCCTGGTCGATTCCTAACCAAGTGAGAGGCTAGTTATTGTATCCCTTTGTGTCTCTGTTGTCTAAGCATCGAATTGTGCTCCTGTAGTTAATGGGCTGTTTTTGACCACTGTGAACCACAAGATAACGCCTTTTGAAGTCACACGCTTATGCCAGCAAGGACTTGGccttttaacaacatgtgtatcatggaccctcctgaagtcctatttatatatatatatatactatatatatatatctatatatctatatatatatccgtacatacatatatatatatatatatatatatatttatacatattatatatatatatatatatatatatagacttcaggagggtccatgatacacatgttgttaaaaggtcaagtttattaacaaaaaacgtttcgcactaaagactcagtgcatcatcagtctgtgaaaagtaaaagacaataaaatgcgttattagcataaaaggaattcacaatgcaattaaaatttacaagttaagacaataaaaagtaaaagcataaaaagcacataaaacagaaaacaaaaagagactaccaaaacaccaaccgtccataagcaggagagaagagggaatgacatacaatgcgtgtgtgtgtgtgtgtgtattgtcactAAAAGATACCCAATCAATGTCTTCATGCATTTTTCATGTAGTTGTGCATAACTGCGTGGatgaaaaagcaaaacaaatcGTATATTAAATCCCGTTCGTGACAGCTGACTTGATTCGAATATTAAATTTTTTGCATAACCTGGGTTCTTGATTAAATACATCGTGGGCTCTAAAAAATACCTACTGAGAATGAGAAGATGTACACTCAAAGAATAATGTGAATTATAGGAGGTCTTTTGCTacttataattacaattataatttgaCTCTGACTCTTTATAGGTCTTGGGTAAACCAGACTCGAAGATGCTTGAATTCACACCAAGTTATAAAAGATCAGAAAAGGTCAGGGCAATGGCTTACATGGCCACATCAGTCGGTGGTCCAGTGGTAATTGCCTGCATCGCATATGCTGCAATGTTTATTCAGGTAACTTTTTTGGTGTATTCTGTTTTCCGTAAAAggaatttacatataaaataccATCTCACCTTCAAGAATGTAATATTGAGGACGCATGTTCCGCATTGAATAAGGAAGCCAAGATTCACATTTTGTAATATGAATCTAGGTTTGATTAATCTCGGGTTTATGTCTTATGTATACGATGATtcaatttttgttataaaaatttgttttacGTTTTTCGATTTTAATTCTCTGTTCGAAAAATAACCGTCATATCTTTATTTACTTTCTATTTTCTTGCTTTCCTTAATTATGTCTAGTTCAAAAgcattattcattatcattttagGCCACCAGATCACAGTCTGCAACCAACTCTCATGAGTTTGGCAACCACCACCATATTTCTCAGTGGCAAAGCGGTTTAACGAGGGCTTTGCTTGCAAACATCATAATCCATCTAAGCTGCAATATACCTCATGCCATAATTCATGCAGTTGACAGCTTCAACAAGAATCATGTATTCAAAGCAACAATCCACGTCATCTGTTCAGTGCAATATATCCTGGATCCCTTGATGTTTTTTATTGTTGcccaagaatacagaaaagcagGTCTGGAGCTTCTGAACTTCGTGTTTCGTAGAAGTCAAAGGTCGGTGCCCACAACTTCAGAATCGAATGGAGCGTCTCACCGCATGAAAACGTCGGTTCTACAAAACACATGTGACTTGTAGGGCAGTGGAGTACTATACCACGTCTGTAAAATAacatgaatatagaaaaaaaatgaaaggttcAACCATTATACTCATTAACTGAATAAGTTTTCCTTAAGCATCGTGAAACGATTAAGCGTAAACCAACTGGTAAAATTATTTGTcgaacaattatttcaaaattcctcTGGAAAAGAGCATAAACAAATGTTCATCAATGTAGATTTTGTGATATTATTTAAGAGGTGCTTTCTTTTATTGGGATTTCAAGGGCTAATGCCTATGCCAGAGGAAGAACAACTATATGAATTTTCTTGCAGGAAAAGTACTAATGATGTAAAGATCAGGTGAGAAAGATATATCTAACAAATGAAAGTATTTGATATTAACGTTAACAAAATCCGTATGACTGTTTGTGTATGGAGCATAACGTTTTACGAAAATAAGcttaaagaaaaagaatgttCATTCTTGCTGTATttcttaaataaatgaatgaataaactgtATACTACTCGTTTTAATTTAATAAGATGTACTCAGTGTTATCTATCGGACCTATCCAAAGGCACTGGTATGGAATAGTAATATTTCCTTGGTctgcttagttttttttatataaattaaatgactTAATTTGATAAACATCCataataattatgaaacaaaatattttagttttagataaattttcttggataaaatcaaagcaatatgcgtaatttttattttaaaatagaaaTGGTATCACAAGCAAGGCATGCTAGCAAGGCCACTTGGTGCTAGTCAGGTAGTAATACTGTGATTACTGGCTGACCAAGTTGTGCAAGTTAATCAACAATAAGAGAAACACTCCAAAGGAATGAGCAATAACGATTACTGGGTTGGACAAAGGTAAACGTGGTAGGGATATAATTTCTATAGCGACATTATTTATCAGATTTTATCTAAACAGGAATTTAATTCAATTTATAATAGctctcataaataaataatacaaaaaacaaataggTAATAACGAAGAAAAGTCCCGTGGCCCGTTGGGTCACTTTTTTTACCCCGTTTATGGGGACGGAGAGGGAAGGGGGGAGTAGGAGAgcgaggggggaggaggaagggggtgaAGGGGGAGGGGTAAGAGTGAGGAAGGACATGGAAGAGTGAAGGGAGGGTaaaggagggagagaaggagagaggaggagagaaggagagggggagaggagttagggggaggggagaagggagATGGGGATGGAAGCCCTAAAGCTTCCAGAATTCCCAGACGACTTTGGAATTCCCAGAGGCATTCGGGATTCCCAGTGTGcattcaaacacacaaacaagacATAGTTTTAGTATTATACTAGCTGACAGACCCGGCGCTGCCCGGAAAAACTCAGAATGACTGTCGATCATTTACCTTTGAAAGGAAGTAACAAATGGTGTGGTTTTGATTATTATGCttattaaaagcaatgaattctagccagaattattaatca encodes:
- the LOC135221132 gene encoding uncharacterized protein LOC135221132 isoform X2, whose protein sequence is MANNTVQPLSFLATADAGLVDEETSTVVTDSLLPFSITLFLTSTMAIAANTFMIASTIKSKALRRKRSTHFTVNFLISSASTAISCLNIVGLSWIDNSAEEDAKISPFVWTVLFGLLWNFGISHYFTSCTLALTRLMAMMWPLKYQRLMSSKIAGVLIIFPWMFSGFICMPAFYGVLGKPDSKMLEFTPSYKRSEKVRAMAYMATSVGGPVVIACIAYAAMFIQATRSQSATNSHEFGNHHHISQWQSGLTRALLANIIIHLSCNIPHAIIHAVDSFNKNHVFKATIHVICSVQYILDPLMFFIVAQEYRKAGLELLNFVFRRSQRSVPTTSESNGASHRMKTSVLQNTCDL